The following proteins come from a genomic window of Terriglobales bacterium:
- a CDS encoding FAD-binding oxidoreductase, with amino-acid sequence MTAAQDKFLPGRITARTDHAPDLWSVRLRVEVPFHFAPGQYATLGLEKHGKLVERAYSIVSSPYEPELEFFFELVPQGQLTPLLYQLRPGDALSMRKAFKGRFTLDTQSGRTRHLLLATVTGVAPFVSYVRTLYRDWKEGRFPAGHHLYLLQGASRSWEFGYHHELQALAAEVPWLTYVATVSRPWEDSGWKGETGRVDDLIRKYADQWQLTAQNATGYLCGHPDMIEHGKGILRRAGFAKENLKEEIYWIPAKSAKTG; translated from the coding sequence ATGACGGCAGCGCAGGACAAGTTCCTCCCGGGCAGGATCACGGCGCGCACCGACCACGCCCCCGACCTTTGGTCGGTGCGGCTGCGCGTGGAGGTGCCGTTCCACTTCGCTCCCGGGCAGTACGCCACTTTGGGCCTGGAGAAACACGGCAAGCTGGTGGAGCGCGCCTACTCCATCGTCTCCTCGCCCTACGAGCCCGAGCTGGAGTTCTTCTTCGAGCTGGTGCCCCAAGGCCAGCTCACCCCGCTGCTGTACCAGCTCCGGCCCGGTGACGCGCTCAGCATGCGCAAAGCCTTCAAGGGGCGCTTCACGCTCGACACCCAGAGCGGCCGCACCCGCCACCTGCTGCTGGCCACGGTCACCGGGGTCGCGCCCTTCGTCAGCTACGTGCGCACCCTCTACCGAGATTGGAAGGAAGGCCGCTTCCCCGCCGGCCATCACCTCTATCTTCTCCAGGGCGCAAGCCGCTCCTGGGAGTTCGGCTACCACCACGAGCTGCAGGCGCTGGCGGCGGAGGTCCCCTGGCTCACTTACGTGGCCACGGTCAGCCGCCCCTGGGAAGATTCGGGCTGGAAGGGCGAGACCGGGCGCGTCGACGACCTCATCCGCAAATACGCCGACCAGTGGCAGCTCACCGCCCAGAACGCCACCGGCTATCTCTGCGGCCATCCCGACATGATCGAGCACGGCAAGGGCATCCTGCGCCGCGCCGGCTTCGCCAAGGAGAACCTGAAGGAAGAGATCTACTGGATCCCGGCCAAGTCTGCCAAGACCGGCTAA
- a CDS encoding fused MFS/spermidine synthase: protein MKRPAQAIFGATVFLGAFLLFQVQPILGKYLLPWFGGTPAVWTTCLLFFQVLLLAGYAYGHALAGVRSARAQLGVHGALLAGSVVVLAVMAARWPSPILPGAAWKPAPGGHPTWEIVRLLAVSIGLPFFLLATTAPLVQSWYARTEPERSPYRLYALSNAGSLLGLASYPFVVEPALALGVQGRTWTWAFLTFALGCAVCGVLAVRSHQPQPFGIDQILEQYEPRPTAGTMLLWAALAAGSSVMLLAVTNQICQEVAVVPFLWVLPLSLYLLSFILCFHDERWCGRGWLRALLLAALLAPVLLFFGPYADIRLQIAVFCFTLVACCMVCHGELVRLKPAPRYLTWFYLAIAAGGAAGGVFVALLAPRLFSGYWEFHLGLWGCCLLALVVLVRERHRLFYRQRLRPGFYLYAFGLLLLAGELLSHVAWYKHNTEEVERNFYGVVAVYSDYDAQAHSAVYALRHGRITHGLEYRAPEQRDRPTAYFAPESGIGLLFAADPHGAPLRVGVVGLGIGTLAAYGRPGDQFRFYEINPAVVRLAAASPYFHYLADSRARVEIVAGDGRLSLEREQAAGAPLLDLLVLDAFNSDAPPAHLLTQEAFRLYLARLKPEGVLAVNISNRALDLRPVVLAAAERFGLGVVWVYQAPGDRFHPGSSWMLLARDRARLATPGLARAASPLAGAPPVRPWTDDFSNLYRVLK, encoded by the coding sequence ATGAAGCGACCCGCGCAGGCCATCTTCGGCGCCACCGTCTTCCTGGGCGCCTTCCTGCTCTTTCAGGTGCAGCCCATCCTGGGCAAGTACCTCCTGCCGTGGTTCGGCGGCACGCCCGCGGTGTGGACCACCTGCCTGCTCTTCTTCCAGGTGCTGCTGCTGGCGGGGTACGCCTATGGACATGCGCTGGCGGGAGTGCGGAGCGCGCGGGCGCAGCTCGGGGTGCACGGGGCGCTGCTGGCGGGATCGGTGGTGGTGCTGGCTGTGATGGCGGCGCGCTGGCCGTCGCCCATCCTGCCGGGTGCGGCGTGGAAGCCCGCACCCGGCGGGCATCCCACCTGGGAGATCGTGCGGCTGCTGGCGGTGAGCATCGGCCTGCCCTTCTTCCTGCTGGCCACCACGGCGCCGCTCGTGCAGAGCTGGTACGCGCGGACGGAGCCGGAGCGCTCGCCCTACCGGCTGTACGCGCTCTCTAACGCGGGCTCGCTGCTGGGGCTGGCGAGCTATCCCTTCGTGGTGGAGCCGGCGCTGGCGCTGGGCGTGCAGGGCAGGACGTGGACGTGGGCCTTCCTGACGTTCGCGCTGGGCTGCGCCGTCTGCGGCGTGCTGGCGGTGCGCTCGCATCAGCCGCAGCCCTTCGGCATCGACCAGATCCTCGAGCAGTATGAGCCGCGGCCGACGGCGGGCACGATGCTGCTGTGGGCGGCGCTGGCCGCGGGCAGCTCGGTCATGCTGTTGGCGGTGACCAACCAGATCTGCCAGGAGGTGGCGGTGGTGCCCTTCCTCTGGGTGCTGCCGCTGAGCCTTTACCTGCTTTCCTTCATTCTCTGCTTCCACGACGAGCGCTGGTGCGGGCGAGGGTGGCTGCGGGCGCTGCTGCTGGCGGCCCTGCTGGCGCCGGTATTGCTCTTCTTCGGGCCCTACGCCGACATCCGCCTGCAGATCGCGGTCTTCTGTTTCACCCTGGTGGCCTGCTGCATGGTGTGCCACGGAGAATTGGTGCGGCTGAAGCCGGCGCCGCGCTATCTGACCTGGTTCTACCTGGCGATCGCGGCCGGCGGCGCGGCCGGCGGCGTCTTCGTGGCGCTGCTGGCGCCCCGCCTTTTTTCCGGGTACTGGGAATTCCACCTGGGCCTGTGGGGATGCTGCCTGCTGGCGCTGGTGGTGCTGGTGCGCGAGCGCCACCGGCTGTTCTACCGCCAGCGGCTGCGGCCGGGCTTCTATCTCTACGCTTTTGGGCTGCTGCTGCTGGCGGGCGAGCTGCTGTCGCACGTCGCCTGGTACAAGCACAACACCGAGGAGGTGGAGCGCAACTTCTACGGGGTAGTGGCGGTGTACAGCGACTACGATGCGCAGGCGCACTCGGCGGTCTATGCGCTGCGCCACGGGCGCATCACCCATGGCCTGGAGTATCGCGCGCCGGAGCAGCGCGACCGGCCCACCGCCTACTTCGCCCCCGAGAGCGGCATCGGGCTGCTGTTCGCCGCCGACCCCCACGGCGCGCCGCTGCGCGTGGGCGTGGTGGGCCTGGGAATCGGGACACTGGCGGCCTACGGCCGGCCCGGCGACCAGTTTCGCTTTTACGAGATCAACCCGGCAGTGGTCCGCCTGGCCGCGGCGAGCCCCTACTTCCACTATCTCGCGGACTCGCGGGCTCGGGTGGAGATCGTGGCCGGCGATGGCAGGCTCTCGCTGGAGCGCGAGCAGGCTGCGGGCGCCCCGCTCCTGGACCTGCTGGTGCTCGACGCCTTCAACAGCGACGCGCCTCCGGCGCACCTGCTGACACAGGAGGCCTTCCGCCTCTATCTGGCGCGGCTGAAGCCGGAAGGCGTGCTGGCGGTGAACATCTCCAATCGCGCCCTCGACCTGCGGCCGGTGGTGCTGGCCGCGGCGGAGCGCTTCGGTCTGGGTGTGGTCTGGGTGTACCAGGCGCCGGGCGACCGCTTCCATCCGGGTTCGAGTTGGATGCTGCTGGCCCGCGACCGGGCCCGGCTGGCCACGCCCGGCCTGGCCCGCGCCGCCTCGCCTCTCGCCGGGGCCCCCCCGGTCCGTCCCTGGACCGACGACTTCAGCAACCTGTACCGGGTACTGAAGTAA
- a CDS encoding response regulator gives MPLRILVVDDEPSVLSLIQEVLTLMGAEAYTLSGAPAALQMLEQQKFDGMLVDIMLPEINGLEIIRQARRSEKNRQTPIVALSGSDDQKTMEASLAAGATFFLHKPFDHKSLTRMLNCTRGSMLQERRRHARFPIHCPVRCEVGNTSFNAAGHDISEGGMRLLVARPLAPGALMSVSLTLPGQNLPFEARGRVVFAEDDGTLSLQFGDLALPARSQLRAFLGSQMERPQPV, from the coding sequence ATGCCACTGCGGATCCTGGTCGTGGACGACGAGCCCAGCGTACTGAGCCTCATCCAGGAGGTCTTGACGCTGATGGGAGCGGAAGCCTACACGCTCAGCGGCGCGCCCGCCGCCCTGCAGATGCTGGAGCAGCAGAAATTCGACGGCATGCTTGTGGACATCATGTTGCCGGAGATCAACGGCCTGGAGATCATCCGGCAGGCGCGCCGCTCGGAGAAGAACCGGCAGACGCCGATCGTGGCCTTGAGCGGCAGCGACGACCAGAAGACCATGGAGGCGTCGCTGGCGGCGGGCGCCACCTTCTTCCTGCACAAGCCCTTCGACCACAAGAGCCTGACGCGCATGCTCAACTGCACCCGCGGCAGCATGCTGCAGGAGCGGCGCCGGCACGCGCGCTTTCCCATCCACTGCCCGGTGCGATGCGAGGTGGGAAACACCTCCTTCAACGCCGCCGGGCACGACATCAGCGAGGGCGGTATGCGCCTGCTGGTGGCGCGGCCGCTCGCTCCCGGAGCCCTGATGTCCGTCTCCCTGACGCTGCCCGGGCAGAACCTGCCCTTCGAAGCCCGAGGCCGGGTGGTGTTTGCCGAGGACGACGGCACGCTTTCACTGCAGTTCGGCGATCTTGCCCTCCCCGCCAGGAGCCAGTTGCGCGCCTTCCTGGGCAGCCAGATGGAGCGCCCGCAGCCGGTCTAG